GTGCAACGCTATCTAGTGTTTTATAATGtctaatgacaacatttataatattatataaatacagaGGCAAGACTAGAAGAATCCATTCTATCACATTATTATGGGTCTGTGGGACAAATCAAATTGAAATGATCAGACATCTAAACCATAGtttggtcatttacattttttatagtcTGATAACTCCTGCTAACACAAGCCACAAATTTTAACCTGCTTATTAACTCACTGGCTTGCTGAACATTTGAATATCCTGATAAATGACATGGCCAAAAAAAAGTATCTTATAATGCCTCACAAACACTATCATGTAGTTATAATCTCCAATCCCCGGCATACAAATAAATTGGACTGGTCATGcctcagagtctggctcctctcaAGGTTTTTTCAGAGATTCTTACCACTAGAGGAAGTCATATTTCAATATGATGTGGTTAGTCCTATATGAACTTAGTAACTGGTTCCAGAAGATGGCAGTATTCACTCTACTGACATGAGAAATATGTGCACTAAAGAAATAAGCTTTTTTATTCAACTTTTCTAATAAGATTTCAATAACCTTTgggacaacactgaaaaaacgtgttattgtattatgttaatttgtatttatgtaGTGTTTTTTCTGAGCGAATTAACACTTACTGCCCAGAAGAATGAAGTCCctattgataaaaaaaagttttttgggAGGTGTCATTTTGGGAAAAAGCAATTAGCAATTTTGGTGATGAAATTAGCTTCATTTGGGGGGAATTTGGGTTTGGCTTAGTTTTTAGGCATCACTttttaggtttatggttagtTGTTAAGGCTAGGTTACATTTAGACAAAAAGGTTGGGTTTAGGGCTGCAACAACCTAATCAACACTCATGTTTTGTGTTCAGTTAAAGCTGCCTGTTTTATGATCCTCAGGGATGTGCTACCCTTCCCCGTTTTTCCTTGTTAGTCTTTATATTTTACAGGTTCATTTAGCACACAGTGCAAtgtgaacacattctaaaattatATGTTTGTTCAAGATATTTGGAAAAGAGCATAGTGCAAGAtaagaaaaacacttaaaacgttgatgtaaaatgaaacaaatatttaatgcAGGAAATTTTAATTTAGATCAGATTAAttcagattagattcaactcTATTagcattgaacaagtacaagtacagtacaattaattatttgaagTAGTAATTCtaatcaattattaaaataGTTCTTAGTTGCAGCCTGTCCCCCCAAagatagaaaacaaaaatctacaCAAGtgcctttttttgtttcatcattAATATCTAATTTCCAAGACCACCTGTGGTAGTTTGAACATTTCGGAATACCTGAAGCGCTCCTGCTACCACCACataattctgtgtttgtgtgtgcacgtgtggtGCATAAAAGCCAAGTACCAGGTGTTATATTTGTTTAAATTTCCGTTGGTTCGtatgtcattttatttgttgtcaGCTTGTTTGACTACTGTTAACCATTTGTAATTTTGAATGTCTCCCTCTATAGGCCGGAAAATACTAACCGTTTCCAGCCCGCAGGCACGAGGTTATGAGCAGAGAGGTTTAGGGGAATTGCTGAATAGAGCTCGTACAGTATTTCAACTTTTCTTGCACGTTTCTTAACTCTGTCACAGCTGGGTATtgtcaacaaacaaaacactgggGTCTAACCATAAAACATCCTGGTTGGAGCCCGAAAGCCCGGGTCTTATTATACCCCCTGGCGTGTCCACGCTCCTACCGACACTCCTGACCACGTCACACTATCCTTGATATACATAGTCAATAAAATGACTTTATTGGCGCTATTATCGCAAAAGTACAAATGCATTTCTTTACctcataattgtttttttatatgaCTTTGATTTTGACCACGTTCGTTCTAAATCGAATGTAGTCTACCCCGGAATAACACACGATACAACATCTCCCAAAAGTATGAACTGTTTATCAGTTAAACGTACAAATATGTTGTAGCCATCGTGTGAGCGGAAACGTTGAATTCTACAGAATAATTCTACCCCCTAGTCTTCTCCGGAATTTAGGAGAAGCCGCCTACTATGCTGCTGACACAGGAAGGTGGACAATCGGGCTCTTTGTGAAAGTAACTCAAGCCAACTGTAGAGTAAAGTCCACCTGAATAGTGTGCCACAGAAGGGGACAGAGATGGTCGGACTTCCTAGGCTACAGCACTGACTACACGGGTGATTTTTTTATGGATTAACTATGTTCTATTTTGGATTAGCTTTCTTGAAACAACTGGATTTAAATTCTGGAGTAGTTTGGGCTTTTCCAACATAACTTCAATATAagggcagtgtttttttttcgtGCGCATCTATGGGCTGCATTCTTCAAAGGCGCGCGAATGTGGATATCACTGTGGACCGAATGGAGAGAATGGATTGTTGTACGTAAGTCCACCCAATTGAAAGGAGACATACAACGTGCGGACTAACGTCAGTGTCATGGGTGTGTATATTCAGGTTTTGGATTTGCTGTGAGTGGGTTAGAATCAGCAAACGGCTAAAACCATTTATCCTAGGTCTTTCGTAAGTTAGTATTGAAGTCTACGTtttcttttgacatttttgtaCAGCTAAGCGCTATGGTACGCTAAGAACGGCGGCCACCATAACAACAGGCCTACTAATTATGTTGACCTGGACATGGTTCCAGGCGAAATGTCATCAGATTCTGAGATGAATATAATTTTCAGAGTCAAACATTTCTGAGATTTTCTTTAATCTTTCAGTCAAAACAACTGTAACAGGTGCAAGCTGTGCTTCATTTAAGTCCATTTGGCAGCTCGGGAATAGTGAAGATAAGTCTGACAAACATAAGGTAGACCACTTAACATGCTTTATTTCAGCatccaaaataattaaaaacatctCAAATTATTATACATATACAAAATAGGTACAGATCCTCTTGTTTTAATCCCCCAGCGGTGTGTCTGCTTCTCTCATAATTTGAcgatatttcaatatttttcggtgttatttattttctttcaaaaaaccCTTCGCATaaaataacaagaaaaaaaaaaactaaaacaattgggggggagagagaaagggggtaCTGCTAGAAGCAATCTGACAACAAAAGGGGGGATTTCAAAAcgaaacaaacaacaaccaaaaagTGTCaaaagatgtttaaaaaaaaagactcaACAAATCCACCTGCTAATGCTACACTCGACAGGACCGCGTGCATCCTAACTACAGTACATCTGTAGCTAAAGCTCTGTTGCTAGGAGAGCTCAACCAAAACTTAAAACACATCTGTTACGACTGACATCAAGACGATCTGCTAATTTAGCACCTAAGGTCCCGCAAGCAAGAATGACAACACAATAGCACAATTTGCATCGCCCCTTACTGACAGGACCTCATGAAGAATAGCACCATTTGCAGCTGTTACTTTCGACCATACTTCTGCCGTGTAAAATCTGACCTGGGGTTCACTAACACTGGGTAACGTGGATTTCCTTTTTGAGGTAGCCATGAGATTAAAAAAAGAAGTTGAACCCATGCTTCTAATGCTGCTTCGTGTGACCTCAGAAGGAACAACAATTGCTTCTCCAGGTGGGTACAACAACAAGACACTTTACTGTcatttttatgatttatttgaCATCACCTGAAATTGgtacaaagcatttgattttcttttttattgtccTTCCGCAGTGGTAAAAAAGTCACGTGTATCtgggatgtttttttctttcaaactcCAGGGGGGATTTTACACTTTACaagtatatattattttcttgttGCCAGGGAAACAAATGAGTCTTCTAAAGCATCCTTGgtgttgatggtggtggtaataGTGGTCCCAAAAAAAGCTTGACAACACACAACCACTGTCTTCAGATGTGCGGCTTTAAGCAAGTGGACCATTTGAACGGCCAAATGGAACTCTAGGgttttttaaatgcaaagaaaagGGTTGAGAGATGACTGctagaaaaaaacacacatacacacacaaacaatttcAAGTccagatttcttttttacaagAAGCAGACTGGGCCAACTTCAATGCCAAATTCCTGATTGGGTGCACCAACGTCCATAGGAGCGATGTCAATAATAGGCAGACGGGATGTTTTCGTTGTCTTGTAGTCGATGACTGTCTTGCCCCATGCGCCAGTGTGCGACTGTGATGAGAGAGAAGACGGAAAAGGCACAATCAGAATCCATTGTATTATTTTCCGATTTGTTTCAAATGATTCCCTGCCCTCTCTCTTAACTATTACCCACTCAACAGATGGCTTTTGGAAAGGGCCCTTTACATCAACCTATGAGATATATTATCACAgatacaaaaaaacatcatcTGTTCTCATTTAGTGACTCTTATCCTTTACTAACACTTATCATATTCCAACAGCCCTTTCACATTCAACCTGTGCTGCTGCTTATAGCAACAGGCTAAAAGTAATTCCCTCTTTAAGAGGAAAAGACTCCTACTTGAACAGTTCCCAAGGCGGAGGCATCTTTCTAGAATTGATTTTGCAGGGAATTATTGTTTCTACCACATTTCCTGGGGGAAGTGGTCTTTCTAGATTCTGAGAGGAGGTTTTTTTTCTAGAACAGTTCCTGAGCAGAAACCACCTAAGATGCAGCAGGAGAAAGGAGAACTCACCGTGCAGCCATCCTCGGTGACGCTGTATGTGAAGCGGCTGTTGCCCTCGGCTCTGATCTCGATCTCGTTGGAGCCCTGGAGCAGGAGGGCCTTCTTGAGGTTGCCGGACTGTTGGTCCATGTAGGCAATGCTGTTCTTGCAGTGGTATGTGATGTTCTGGCTGGCCTCAGTGGACATCAGGCGCAGGAAAGTCATCTGGATGTTCACATCCTGAGCATTGGAGCCCTCACTGCCATACTCAAACTGATGGGGTgatgagagaaatggagagagattgAGTTAGCATGGTTTGAAGTTGGAGTACGAAGCACTTGTCATCCAAAACAATGGCGCAACTATGACCTTCTTTCATATACCACTGTTCGTTGATTCTCACCTGGAAGCCATCGGTCATTGCCTCGCCGAACCAGACATGCTTCTTCTCCTTGATGTTCTTGCTAGTGTACCAGCTCTTCTTGGGGATATCTGACTGGGTGGGGTAGACGCAGGTCTCGCCAGTCTCCATGTTGCAGTAAACCTTGATGGCATCCAGAGTGCAGCCCTGGTCGGGGTCGATCCAGTATGTACCTGCGTGGAGAAGAGAGTGGAACATGTCAAGAAGAGTGCAGACTGCAGAAACTAAAAGAGCATGTGAATACAGATAATATCTTTGCATTCCGGAATGAGTCTATGAGTGTCCAACTTACCGCTCTTCCAGTCGGGGTGGCACATCTTCAGGTCTCTGCAGGTGCGAGCGGGGTTCTTCCTGGTGCCCTCGGGAGAGCGGATGTTCTCGATCTGCTGGCTCAGGCTCTTGAGGGTGGTGTCCACCTCCAGGTCGCGGTCGCGCATCACGTTGGCATCGTCGGCACGGTAGTGGCGGAAGGGATCGGGGGCCTTCTCCTGAGCTGGCTGAGCAATGAAGCCCATGTCGAATCCGCCACCGGGAGGTCCAGGGGGGCCAGGGGGACCGGGAGGTCCGGGTGGTCCCTATGTTGTGGCAGAAACAATAGACCAATAACTGGGTATGAAGAAAAATGGAGTACAAGGAGCAAAGGAGCTGATTTTGAAGAGGTTGGAGTGACTTACAGCAGGTCCCATCTCTCCAGAGCGACCACGTGGTCCAGGGGGTCCAATGGGGCCGGGCAGACCGCTCATACCATCCTTACCGGCGGCACCAGCGGATCCAGAAGGTCCCTAGTGCGGGTAGAGCCATAGGTTAGTACGGCAGTGTAGACTGCAAGCTTCATGATGCCACCAGAGAAATGATCACAGTCGTTGAGTTGTTGTGCTGATAATATTTTGACACAATGGTAGTGATGCTGACAATCGTTCTAAAGTTGGTGATACTCACTCTAGGTCCAGCAGGGCCAGATGCTCCAGCGGGTCCTTGCTCTCCAGATGGTCCCTACAGGCCGAAACAACAGATTTAGGTCATACATGAAacacatcatttatttttaaatggtcATCAGCGTTGGTACTCACAGCGGGGCCAGGGGGTCCCTGCATGCCGGTGAACCCTCTGTGTCCCTTCATGCCTCTCTCTCCAGCCTCGCCGGTCTCTCCCTTGTCTCCACGAGCACCAGCGGGTCCCTGTGTGGGATTATTGACAGGAGTGAGGTTCAGTGTACCTCTTCGTTAGACCCGCAGTGCGTTCTCCTCAGATTCTCAGTGTAAGGGCAGACATTGTGTTTGTTGCGGTCGTATTGACTGTGTCTTTGAGGACGGAATGTGTACGTACAGCAGGGCCACGGGGACCAGCAGGGCCAGCAACGCCAGCGGGGCCAGAAGGACCCTggaggacagagaaacagatatGTTCCAATCAATTCAACTGTGATATGAAACCTGTAGCTATCAACTACTGAGAGGTTCAGCATGGATGGTGTTTTGACAGGACAACAAACAAGTTACCCAAAATCCACACAGAATGACACAGAATCCGGACACTTACAGTCTCTCCACGTTCACCGCTCTTTCCGGCAGGTCCAACAGGTCCTGGGGCACCAGGGGGTCCGGGGGCACCAGGAGCACCAGCAACGCCGGTTTCACCACGGTCTCCCTAAAGGCAGGACAGGGGGAACAGAGATGGGTCAAGAGGAGACAAAACCGCTGCAGTATAGCAGCAGAAGTCAGAACAAACGGAGGGGTGAATGTGTTGCGAGGACTGAGTACGGCCATCGTTCTCACCTTGGCTCCAGCAGCACCGTCGCGACCAGCAGATCCCTCATTACCAGGAGTACCCTCGCGGCCAGGCTCGCCAGGTGCTCCAGCCAGTCCAGGGGGTCCCATGGGTCCGGGGGGTCCACGCTCACCAGCGGGACCACTGGGTCCCTGCTTGCCAGGCTCTCCCTAAAGCAGGAACCACGGAACAGGGTGAGGCCTCAACCACAACAAGAAAGGAACCAATATTGCAAGAGCATTGCCCTTTCCAGCGTACATCTTGGATGAGCTAGCATTGAAAGCCTGAAGCGTTCTCACAACAGGCCTTTAGACAAGCTAGTTGGCGCTCGATTGACAACTGTGGATGAAACAGCTTAGACTTGatgtgataatttttttttttcctgtgcaGTACTGACCAATTGTCCAGCCAGGCCGGGGAAACCACGCTCGCCTCTCTGTCCGGGCAGACCGACAATACCACGCTGTCCAGCAATACCCTGAGGTCCAGGAGTACCAGGGGCTCCCTAAAGAAGAAAGATGAGACAAAGGGATGGTCAGCCATGGAGATGTCAGGCCTGAACTCCATGAATGGGTACCACAGATGCACTCCGACAGGGTTACTGGTACGAGCGGTCAGAGGGCAGCTCTGGGAGGGTTTGACCCTAGATCGGGGCACTTACATTGGGGCCATCACTGCCGGGCTGTCCCTTCTCTCCCTGGGGACCAGGGGGTCCAGCAGCTCCGAGCTCACCAGGACGACCGGCGGGGCCAGTCTCACCACGGTTACCCTTCTGTCCTTCCTTTCCTGAAGGTCCTGCGGGTCCAGGGGGTCCACTGTTGCCCTgaaaggagggagaaagggagacttTGAATGTGAGAGAGGCTTAGGTTAAACAAGTACGCCCGTGTGAATGTTTGTTATCGTCCTTGGTCTTTTAATCAATTAGGTGTTAACCTAATGCAGAGCTATGGGCCTGTTTAAAAATATGGACGACACATTGTGCCTTGGGTTGGCTGAataatgttgtgttgttgtgttaagCTATCGTTCAATGGTTTCAGTATTGTTCTGTTTGCTTGTGCTGGAGTGGTATTGTACTGGAGACTGGGTACTGGCCAAGATACTCTCACCTGCCTCGGTGTAAATAGTGGTGGGGGATTTGGTACTTACAGATGGGCCGGGAGGTCCAACTCTGCCAGCAGCACCAGGGAAACCAGTAGCACCCTAAAGAGAGGAGACAGCCACTCGTAAACGCATTATATCTGATTGGGAAGCGTCATATTACTTTATAAATGATACACTTATTTTATGGTTGAGGTACACAAGCGATGTTGGAGGATTAGATACAAGGCTACTTACAGGGGGACCAGCAGAGCCACGGGCTCCCTTAGGTCCGGTGTTTCCAGCGGGACCCTTTGAGGACAAAACAGTGTTTCAGTCAGTAACCGTGGTAACTCAAAGTATCACAAAGGAATATACAATGAAACAATTTTTTCCATATAATGGGACACCTAAATCCAAGTGACTTAGAGTCATTGGTATATTAGTACCGAACCGGGAGTTAAACCTGCTGTCCTGACACTGCAAGAATCAAGCTCTGCCAATGTAGCAGTGGGGAGAACTACGGGATGGGTCTCAGTGTGTCATACCTGAGGTCCGGGGCTCGGTGGGCCCAGCGGGTCCTTGGGGACCAGCATCACCCTTAGCACCATTGTCACCAGGCTCTCCCTTAGCACCAGGCTGGCCATCACCACcctgagaaggagcaaggaagGAGTGAATGAATGTGGCTCGGGGGTAAAATGGATGATTGTGGAGCTTCATCTACAGGGATCATCCATTGAAATTAATTCAGTTGAAACACATTAATGGTTTGAAATCTACGCTTTTTGTGAAACAGTGTTAGAAGTGCCCAATGATGTATGTGCTCTGTATATCTGTTTGAATTGGGAGGTGATGTTATTAATCTGGCCTAGATTTGGCAACTGATTCTGTGTGATTTGGAACCAATTCCTGTGTGAATTGGAGCTGCTTTCTGTGTGATTTGAAACAGAAGTTGTACTTACAGGAGGTCCAGCAAATCCAGCGGGTCCAGGGCACCAGACTCACCACGCTCACCctgaaggaagagaggagtATAGCGTTTAAACAAATCAAGGAATAGAATGCGGGTGGATTAGTTGTTATGTATTAAACCAGGGTTGGGTTGGTtactttgtaaatgtaatccattacagttagtTACCTGTCAAAAATTGTCATCAGTAATGTGACTGAGCATTTGGATTACTTTGTATTTGCTGTGTCATCATAGCGGTCtatttgaatgtaaaaaaaaccttTAACACTGTTCGGTTTTTCAATGCTGATGTGAATTTAATctagaaaatgttttcaatgtcatTTCTGAATTTGAAAGTGATCAAGGTTTCTTAAAGTTATCTGGTACCAggtcaatataatttttttgctggCAATGTAACAGATCATAGTTACACATGTTGAGTGTCTCTCATGCCCTTGGTATGCCTTCAGTTTGAGTCAGTTTAGCTTATCTTCATGCATTGTGGTGATGTGGTCTCTGTTTTAATAACCAACGTCTGCAGCAACATGGCTGTTGAGTTAGGTTTCTAGGACTCTATGTGTCTGTGACGGGGCGGTATCCAAAGGCCTGGCAGGACCCAGAAACTCACAGGGGCACCACGGGCACCAGTGGGACCAACAGCTCCAGGAGCGCCAGTCTCTCCCTTGTCACCAGGAGACCCAGATGGGCCGGGAGGTCCGATGGGGCCAGTCAAACCGCGGATACCATCCTTACCAGGGGCACCATCAGTTCCCTTAGCTCCTTGGTCACCCTGTGGACAGAAAAGTTATTGAGTTACAATTTGAATGACTGTTCTTTAAGTGGAGCTGATGGGCATGACTCTGGGCACAAAGGATGGTGAGGTGAGGGCAGGCATCGGTACTCACTCTGTCTCCCTTCAGACCAGGCAGGCCAGCGGCACCGCGCTCACCGGGCATTCCCTGCAGGCCTGGGGGTCCCTGGCCACCGGGGGCGCCAGAGGCACCGGGCTCTCCCTTAGCACCGTCGTTACCAGCAGAGCCGGGAGATCCACGGGCTCCAGCGGGTCCAGATGGTCCGGGGGCACCACGCTCACCGGGGAAACCTCTGTCACCCTGTAGtttggagaaaaggagaggctATTGGCTTTGGTTCTAGGGCATCGCAGGTGGATAGAGTAAAAGGAGGTTATCGATGTCAAGGCTAGGGGAGTAAATGTGCCAGTTAATATTTTTAGCCTGTGGGCTAGTTTGTGTCTGCTTTAGCTGGAATTGTCCATCTTGTTTGATTAGGCCACAATGTTGCTAGAGCGTTAAAGACCCAGGGAGGGATGTCATTGCTGGTTGTTGGATACTCACTCTGGAACCGGCAGCACCAGGGGCTCCAGCTTCACCGGGCAGGCCCTAGAGAAAGGATCAAAAggggagaaaaaagagaaagagcacAAGGCATTAGAAAGGACAGGCCATTCATCTTTAGCAATGCAGACGGTTGAGGGAAATCCTACATGcttttatgaaaacatttaaacaagtcaacagatctcaaccTGAAGTCAGTGTCACACGGTAATGGGTAGCATGGGAATGGCATGGCACACGGCCGATGTCACTGAGCTACTGCTACGTTCGTAAGTACCTGCTCTCCGGGCTTGCCAGTCTCGCCAACAGCTCCTTGTGGTCCGGGAAGACCCTGTTAAACAGAGAAGACAAGGGAGGGACAGGTGAGCCATTGGTCAGAATTCCAGAGGTTGGGGAAGGTATGTGATTGGTTCAGAGGTGTGATCAGTTCAGTGCCGTACCTGGAATCCGGGGGGTCCAGCGGGTCCCTGCTCGCCTCTCTCTCCAGCAGGTCCCTATGTGAAGGAGGAGGTGAAGAAGGAGAGTCGTTTAGGGACTTCAGGAGGAACAGCACAATGGTATCCTCTGCAGCCTGCTAATGCATGGGGTTACCGTAGTGCAGGGAGTACTGAGGGAGTGAAGCATTATGGGATGCTTCACTCAGGGTGGTAGTGTACTTACGGAAGGTCCAGGGGCACCAGGAGCACCGACATCACCGTCCTTGCCGGGAGCACCACCAGCGCCAACGGGTCCCATGACTCCTCTCTCACCAGGCTTGCCAGCCTCACCCTATAGGGGGAAGACAAATGTCTGTCAGCTGAGTTACCTGCTCAGTCCAACCCTGGACCACACATCTGGGAATAAACCCGAAAATGATGGCGTCTCCGTGAGACCGTGAAGGGATCCGGAGAGAAGGGTCACTCACAGCGGCTCCCTTGGGTCCGGGGAATCCCATGACTCCGGGCTGGCCTCTGGCTCCAACGGGGCCTGGGGGTCCGGGGCGACCATCTTGACCAGCGGCACCCTATaagagggcagagagagggagagaaagaatgtgAGTGTGAGAGTTTCCCTGACTGACGAAAGGGTGCCATTGAAGCAAGTCGGTGACCACAGTGACAATGAAGACGTCAGTG
This is a stretch of genomic DNA from Esox lucius isolate fEsoLuc1 chromosome 11, fEsoLuc1.pri, whole genome shotgun sequence. It encodes these proteins:
- the col1a1a gene encoding LOW QUALITY PROTEIN: collagen, type I, alpha 1a (The sequence of the model RefSeq protein was modified relative to this genomic sequence to represent the inferred CDS: inserted 3 bases in 2 codons), which codes for MFSFVDIRLALLLSATVLLARGQGEDDRTASSCTLDGQFYNDRDVWKPEPCQICVCDSGTVMCDEVICEDTSDCPNPVIPHDECCPICPDDGFQEQQKVEGPPGDRGAKGDQGPPGLPGNDGIPGQPGLPGPPGPPGPPGLGGNFSPQMSGGFDEKSSPAMAIPGPMGPMGPRGPPGPPGTSGPQGFTGPPGEPGEAGAAGPMGPRGPAGPPGKNGEDGESGKPGRPGERGPSGPQGARGFPGTPGLPGIKGHRGFSGLDGAKGETGPAGPKGENGAAGENGTPGAMGPRGLPGERGRAGPNGAAGARGNDGAAGAAGPPGPTGPAGPPGFPGGPGAKGEVGAQGARGAEGPQGARGEAGNPGPAGPAGPAGNNGADGNAGAKGAPGAAGIAGAPGFPGPRGPPGPQGAGGVPGPKGNTGEAGANGAKGEAGAKGEAGPAGVQGPPGPAGEEGKRGARGEPGSAGARGPPGERWCPGGRGFPGADGSAGPKGAPGERGGVGVAGAKGNTGEPGRNGEPGMPGSKGMTGSPGSPGPDGKTGPAGAAGQDGRPGPPGPVGARGQPGVMGFPGPKGAAGEAGKPGERGVMGPVGAGGAPGKDGDVGAPGAPGPSGPAGERGEQGPAGPPGFQGLPGPQGAVGETGKPGEQGLPGEAGAPGAAGSRGDRGFPGERGAPGPSGPAGARGSPGSAGNDGAKGEPGASGAPGGQGPPGLQGMPGERGAAGLPGLKGDRGDQGAKGTDGAPGKDGIRGLTGPIGPPGPSGSPGDKGETGAPGAVGPTGARGAPGERGESGXPGPAGFAGPPGGDGQPGAKGEPGDNGAKGDAGPQGPAGPTXSPGPQGPAGNTGPKGARGSAGPPGATGFPGAAGRVGPPGPSGNSGPPGPAGPSGKEGQKGNRGETGPAGRPGELGAAGPPGPQGEKGQPGSDGPNGAPGTPGPQGIAGQRGIVGLPGQRGERGFPGLAGQLGEPGKQGPSGPAGERGPPGPMGPPGLAGAPGEPGREGTPGNEGSAGRDGAAGAKGDRGETGVAGAPGAPGPPGAPGPVGPAGKSGERGETGPSGPAGVAGPAGPRGPAGPAGARGDKGETGEAGERGMKGHRGFTGMQGPPGPAGPSGEQGPAGASGPAGPRGPSGSAGAAGKDGMSGLPGPIGPPGPRGRSGEMGPAGPPGPPGPPGPPGPPGGGFDMGFIAQPAQEKAPDPFRHYRADDANVMRDRDLEVDTTLKSLSQQIENIRSPEGTRKNPARTCRDLKMCHPDWKSGTYWIDPDQGCTLDAIKVYCNMETGETCVYPTQSDIPKKSWYTSKNIKEKKHVWFGEAMTDGFQFEYGSEGSNAQDVNIQMTFLRLMSTEASQNITYHCKNSIAYMDQQSGNLKKALLLQGSNEIEIRAEGNSRFTYSVTEDGCTSHTGAWGKTVIDYKTTKTSRLPIIDIAPMDVGAPNQEFGIEVGPVCFL